Below is a window of Salvelinus alpinus chromosome 5, SLU_Salpinus.1, whole genome shotgun sequence DNA.
tagttaggttagggtatttatggtatataatcatttagttggggtagttatggtatataatcatttagttaggatagttatggtatataatcatttagttagggtagttatggtatataatcatttagttagggtagttatggtatataatcatttagttagggtagttatggtatataatcatttagttggggtagttatggtatataatcatttagttggggtagttatggtatataatcatttagttggggtagttatggtatataatcatttagttggggtagttatggtatataatcatttagttggggtagttatggtatataatcatttagttggggtagttatggtatataatcatttagttaggatagttatggtatataatcatttagttagggtagttatggtatataatcatttagttagggtagttatggtatataatcatttagttagggtagttatggtatataatcatttagttggggtagttatggtatataatcatttagttaggatagttatggtatataatcatttagttagggtagttatggtatataatcatttagttagggtagttatggtatataatcatttagttagggtagttatggtatataatcatttagttagggtagttatggtatataatcatttagttagggtagttatggtatataatcatttagttaggttagggtatttatggtatataatcatttagttggggtagttatggtatataatcatttagttagggtagttatggtatataatcatttagttggggtagttatggtatataatcatttagttagggtagttatggtatataatcatttagttggggtagttatggtatataatcatttagttggggtagttatggtatataatcatttagttggggtagttatggtatataatcatttagttaggatagttatggtatataatcatttagttagggtagttatggtatataatcatttagttagggtagttatggtatataatcatttagttagggtagttatggtatataatcatttagttggggtagttatggtatataatcatttagttagggtagttatggtatataatcatttagttggggtagttatggtatataatcatttagttaggatagttatggtatataatcatttagttagggtagttatggtatataatcatttagttagggtagttatggtatataatcatttagttagggtagttatggtatataatcatttagttagggtagttatggtatataatcatttagttaggttagggtatttatggtatataatcatttagttggggtagttatggtatataatcatttagttaggatagttatggtatataatcatttagttagggtagttatggtatataatcatttagttagggtagttatggtatataatcatttagttagggtagttatggtatataatcatttagttagggtagttatggtatataatcatttagttaggttagggtagttatggtatataatcatttagttggggtagttatggtatataatcatttagttaggttagggtagttatggtatataatcatttagttggggtagttatggtatataatcatttagttaggatagttatggtatataatcatttagttagggtagttatggtatataatcatttagttagggtagttatggtatataatcatttagttagggtagttatggtatataatcatttagttagggtagttatggtatataatcatttagttaggttaggatagttatggtatataatcatttagttggggtagttatggtgtataatcatttagttaggatagttatggtgtataatcatttagttagggtagttatagtGTACACCAGAGCCTATGGGTCGAGctctaaagtagttcactacatagtggaatacggtgccatttggaacgccgCCATATAACTTCAACATTTATGACAACGTCCTCTTCATCCACTTGTCCTCTTCATCCACTTGTCCTCTTCATCCACTTGTCCTCTTCATCCACTTGTCCTCTTCATCCACTTGTCCCCGAAGACACAAAGAGAGACGACAAGCTGATTCCAGGAGACTGGAGGGGAAGTTGACATCAAAATGCACTTACCTGGAAGTTGACTCATTTCAGAGTGGAAGTGTTTCGGCAGTGGAGGAACAAGTCCCCACCTGTTATACTCTTAGagcaggaagtaggggtgctgcagcaggaagtaggggtgctgcagcaggaagtaggggtgctgcagGAGGAAGTAGGGGTTGCTGCAGCAGGAAGTAGGGGTTGCTGcagcaggaagtaggggtgctgcagcAGGACGGAGCGAACAAGTCCCCACCTGTTATACTCTTAGagcaggaagtaggggtgctgcagcAGGGCAGAGCGAACAAGACCCCACCTGTTATACTCTTAGagcaggaagtaggggtgctgcagcAGGACGGAGCGAACAAGACCCCACCTGTTATACTCTTAGAGCAGGAagtagggggtgctgcagcaggaCGGAGCGAACAAGTCCCCACCTGTTATACTCAGagcaggaagtaggggtgctgcagcAGGACGGAGCGAACAAGACCCCACCTGTTATACTCAGagcaggaagtaggggtgctgcagcAGGACGGAGCGAACAAGACCCCACCTGTTATACTCTTAGAGCAGGAAGTAGGGGTTGCTGCAGCAGGACGGAGCGAACAAGACCCCACCTGTTATACTCTTAGAGCAGGAagtagggggtgctgcagcaggaCGGAGCGAACAAGTCCCCACCTGTTATACTCAGagcaggaagtaggggtgctgcagcAGGACGGAGCGAACAAGACCCCACCTGTTATACTCAGagcaggaagtaggggtgctgcagcAGGACGGAGCGAACAAGTCCCCACCTGTTATACTCAGagcaggaagtaggggtgctgcagcAGGACGGAGCGAACAAGTCCCCACCTGTTATACTCAGagcaggaagtaggggtgctgcagcAGGACGGAGCGAACAAGTCCCCACCTGTTATACTCTTAGagcaggaagtaggggtgctgcagcAGGACGGAGCGAACAAGACCCCACCTGTTATACTCTTAGAGCAGGAagtagggggtgctgcagcaggaCGGAGCGAACAAGTCCCCACCTGTTATACTCAGagcaggaagtaggggtgctgcagcAGGACGGAGCGAACAAGACCCCACCTGTTATACTCTTAGAGCAGGAAGTAGGGGTTGCTGCAGCAGGACGGAGCGAACAAGTCCCCACCTGTTATACTCAGagcaggaagtaggggtgctgcagcAGGACGGAGCGAACAAGACCCCACCTGTTATACTCTTAGagcaggaagtaggggtgctgcagcAGGACGGGGCGAACAAGTAAAAAGACAGATCTTAATTCAAGGAAAAACGTCTCAACATAATGAAACAAAACATGTTATTTAAAGAACTGGTTTAGATTAATGAATAGGTCTACAATAATATACAATAATACTAATGATAAAACAAATTAtaaaaattgtttaaaaaaagttGGTTTTAAATATCATCCTACCTGAATAGAGCTTCAGGAGCATTTGGACATTTGTGTTATTAAGAAATATACTGCTGTTGTGTCTGGCTTCATTAAAGGTAAAGACTTATTTTTATCAAATAAATTctctaattattattacgtgattaaactaatcatgtaaatgtaattaactaggaagtcggggcaccaaggaaaaaaTTCAGATTACGAAGTTatcattttcctaatataactcttcagatattttaatatctgatcacttagtcttctcattaatgaattatttacctcacgttagtctcattccaaacgttgtaaattgttggttatctgcacaaacccagtcttcactatgagtcatccatacatcacttgtctcaatcatttatttattaactaactaaataatcacagaaacaaacagtagatatagttacaaggaaatgataggggaatgtgccctagtgggctaaactggcatggcggcttgttagacaaagggactgAGGAGCGTGCGAAAGATAAGACACTACAAAGTTGAtcattataacaattgaaatgctaatcctttgcacatgaacgctcactcattcgggaataattgccatcaatatatatatttacgctcagtgtgtcatcgtgatctctgttgggaagttagtttctgttggagagtttgtccgccctctctcactcattcttcctttacagatagccaggggaacactccaaaattcagacataatttacaaacgaagcatgtgtctagtgagtcctccagatcagaggcagtagggatgaccagggatgttctgtgtttagtgagtcctccagatcagaggcagtagggatgaccagggatgttctctgtttagtgagtcctccagatcagaggcagtagggatgaccagggatgttctctgtttagtgagtcctccagaacagaggccgtagggatgaccagggatgttctctgtttagtgagtcctccagatcagaggcagtagggatgaccagggatgttctctgtttagtgagtcggccagaaaggatgaccagggatgttctgtgtttagtgagtcctccagatcagaggcagtagggatgaccagggatgttctttgtttagtgagtcctccagatcagaggcagtagggatgaccagggatgttctctgtttagtgagtcctccagatcagaggcagtagggatgaccagggatgttctctgtttagtgagtcctccagatcagaggcagtagggatgaccagggatgttctctgtttagtgagtcctccagatcagaggcagtagggatgaccagggatgttctctgtttagtgagtcctccagatcagaggcagtagggatgaccagggatgttctctgtttagtgagtcctccagatcagaggcagtagggatgaccagggatgttctctgtttagtgagtcggccagaaaggatgaccagggatgttctcttgataagtgtgaattggaccatttcctgtcctgctaaacgttcaaaatgtaacgagtacttttaggtgtcagggaaaatgcatggagtaaaaagtatattattttatttagcaatatagtgaagtaaaagttgtcaaaaatatgtatattaaagtaaagtacagatacccctaaAAAACTACTTAGGTagaactttaaagtatttttactgaagtactttacaccagtgGAAAAGGTGATATTTCTATCATTAGTGAAGGGACAGTTAAATCTGAGAGGGTCTGTGAGCATCACTATGTTCTCTGGGCCGAATATAGAGGCACTGTCTGACCAGCCTCTGTCTcactactgccatctagtggacaggaCGATACACTGTTCTGACCAgcctatatatatactgtagaggaatactgatatatatactatatatactgtagaggaatactgttatatatactatatatatacacaggacAATACACTGTTCTGACCAGCCTCTCCTGTCTcactactgccatctagtggacaggaCAATACACTGTTCTGACCAGCCTCTGTCTcactactgccatctagtggacatgACAATACACTGTTCTGACCAGCCTCTGTCTcactactgccatctagtggacaggaCAATACACTGTTCTGACCAGTCTcactactgccatctagtggacaggaCAATACACTGTTCTGACCAGCCTCTGTCTcactactgccatctagtggacaggaCAATACACTGTTCTGACCAGTCTcactactgccatctagtggacaggaCAATACACCGTCTGCATAGAACAACACACAAGCAAAGAGACTGACTTTCTATCCTCTGGGATACAGGCCTACAGACAACACTCTGAATGGTTTATATGTTGGAACAACTGATACACTTTAATCATCTTGCACACAAAGTGGATGGGCAGGAGAAGACAACAGGTGCTGTGACAGAAAAATGACGTCAACGAGGACGTTCTAACAAGACATCTGTAACCTCTCATCACATCTACTCCATCAGCTCTCATCAGATCTACTCCATCAGCTCTCATCAGATCTACTCCATCAGCTCTCATCAGATCTACTCCATCAGCTCTCATCAGATCACAGGTTGAGTATGAAGCGGTTAACCTTCTCCAGGTAACCTGGCTTCAGGTAACCCTGCAGTTCAGTCTTCTTCACCCACAGGAAAGGTTCTTTCTGACTGGCTGAACCAGCGGACAGTAAAGCTTTGAAAAAGAAGACCTTGGCTCCCACGCAGCTCTCTGTCCGGACATCTTTGGGGAACTTGTACCTGTACACTCCACAGGGGGTGTTGCCAAGGAACGTAGCCTTGAAATCAGCCTCTGGAACGAATAACAAACGTGGGCGTTAGAACAGAGTTGGAGAACACAGGATAAACGACAAGAGTCTTAACTGATACAGAACCTGAGCATACTGATCATCTGATATACCAGAGTTGGAGAACACAGGATAAGCTAAAAGGACAAGAGTCTTAACTGATACAAAACTAGTATAGTTAGATATAGAGTCCTGATCATACTGATCATCTTATATACCAGTACAGTGTTTCAGGTGAAGGTCATGATACAGAACTAGTATAGTTAGATATAGAGTCCTGATCATACTGATCATCTTATATAGCAGTACAGTGTTTCAGGTGAAGGTCATGATACAGAACTAGTATAGTTAGATATAGAGTCCTGATCATACTGATCATCTTATATACCAGTACAGTGTTTCAGGTGAAGGGCTCGGTCACGATACAGAACTAGTATAGTTAGATATAGAGTCCTGATCATCTGATATACCAGTACAGTGTTTCAGGTGAAGGTCATGATACAGAACTAGTATAGTTAGATATAGAGCCCTGATCATACTGATCATCTGATATACCAGTACAGTGTTTCAGGTGCATACATCTCCTGCTCAAGCATGTGCCATCTAGATATTTCTGGAATCTTCCACATGTCCAGAGTGCCAGCACTACAGAAGGTGTTGGACACCTGATGGAAATGTCTGACAGAGGAAacactgcacccccccccccaaattggCCACCTAATTCAGAGCACTACTTTTTGACTCAGGGCCtatgaagtagtgcactagatagggattCATCTGACCTGGCAGGCTGCTGAGGACTCTCTCTGCAGTCTGTCGGAGAGTCTCCCCTGCCTCCCACGGGGCCTGAGGGAGCAGCCAGACGTTCTCTTTACCGACAGTCTGCTGAACCAGCAGGACCAGACTGTCTCCTAGACACCTCTCCACTGAGCCCAGCGGTGTCCCAGCTACATCtgaaacacagagttacacgtcaGCTTGAATGTCAATGTATTTTCCTACTATCACCGACTTTGTTTACGAACTACTTTGAGGGGAAATGTTGTTACTACGACTGAgctgttgtcccacctagctatcttgaGATGACTGCACTAACTGCAGGCGTCTCTGGATAAGACCGTCTGCTGAACGACTAACATGTCACTGTTCAtgaagcatgtcactgttagtctccacctgttggtcatgaagcatttcactgttagtctccacctgttggtcatgaagcatttcactgttagtctccacctgttggtcatgaagcatttcactgttagtctccacctgttggtcatgaagcatttcactgttagtctccacctgttggtcatgaagcatttcactgttagtctccacctgttggtcatgaagcatttcactgttagtctccacctgttggtcatgaagcatttcactgttagtctccacctgttgttcatgaagcatttcactgttagtctccacctgttgGTCATGAAGCACGTGACCAATAACCTGTGAAGTGTTTTGTATAGTCAgtgtctagggaatagggtgccatttaggacaacCTCTCTGATTCCTACCTCTGTCTCTGAGAGCAGGTTGGAAGCGTTTGAGATTCTGTTCCCAGGTGTCGTCCTGGTCCTGAGCTGTGATGGTCTCCTGGCCACCGTAGTCCGCCTCCTCCTCATCTGAATCGTAGTTGTCTGCCTGTTTACGAGTCATACGCTCCGCGTCCTCTAGGAGCCTCTGCTCGTGTTCCGACAGCAGGCTTCTCTCCAGCTCCATCTGGGATTAGGATATCACAACAGACGTCAGCCTCTCATTCCTAGGATATCACAAAGACGTCAGCCTCTCATTCCTAGGATATCACAAAGACGTCAGCCTCTCATTCCTAGGATATCACAACAGACGTCAGCCTCTCATTCCTAGGATATCACAAAGATGTCAGCCTCTCATTCCTAGGATATCACAAAGACGTCAGCCTCTCATTCCTAGGATATCACAAAGACGTCAGCCTCTCATTCCTAGGATATCACAAAGACGTCAGCCTCTCATTCCTAGGATATCACAAAGACGTCAGCCTCTCATTCCTAGGATATCACAAAGACGTCAGCCTCTCATTCCTAGGATATCACAAAGACGTCAGCCTCTCATTCCTAGGATATCACAAAGACGTCATCCTCTCATTCCTAGGATATCACAAAGACGTCAGCCTCTCATTCCTAGGATATCACAACAGACGTCAGCCTCTCATTTCTATCACACACTAGTAATACACCTTCCCTGAGGAGAGGGGGCCTATTGGAGATCATTTCCAGCTTCCAAACAGCATGTATACTGGTGTGAGTTGGTACGTGG
It encodes the following:
- the mrpl46 gene encoding large ribosomal subunit protein mL46, producing the protein MAAPCSRMASRPLWQFITNVRRTGLKHTGVRQISLSYGCRAATQTSSKTESVASPWKLYGAVCLQRLPVISQERNPIEDQFAELMHQMELERSLLSEHEQRLLEDAERMTRKQADNYDSDEEEADYGGQETITAQDQDDTWEQNLKRFQPALRDRDVAGTPLGSVERCLGDSLVLLVQQTVGKENVWLLPQAPWEAGETLRQTAERVLSSLPEADFKATFLGNTPCGVYRYKFPKDVRTESCVGAKVFFFKALLSAGSASQKEPFLWVKKTELQGYLKPGYLEKVNRFILNL